From Eriocheir sinensis breed Jianghai 21 unplaced genomic scaffold, ASM2467909v1 Scaffold485, whole genome shotgun sequence, the proteins below share one genomic window:
- the LOC126992511 gene encoding uncharacterized protein LOC126992511 — protein MERSDEWAITFRAGAVLRGHHTNNFCEATMCIIKEVVLNRCKAYNATQLIIFMAEIFDSYMKKRLVDVALGRRRVKSLSTATLPLEMVTFQGNGKYRVQSQSTPSLQYDVDLVTGFCECTAGENGSLCKHQAACADYSMTVLPQVFTATTENRRWLASVAVGDEKVPPEGFFRGLLEPTLEKEETACASPVQESQESTEIQLMPPEVNVENQDENPHQSPDVGEFVATFQNVVEKYANSDTAAALSTAVRRLKTVKSGNQLNSILQTFGSGLCNKGAGRGKIRCQPTSIARRGPGKPRGAAPLGKGRRPSHLPNPKPTRPRNLSQNIAQNVANAKSHGSGH, from the exons ATGGAAAGGAGTGACGAGTGGGCGATAACGTTCAGGGCAGGTGCGGTGCTACGTGGACATCACACCAACAACTTCTGTGAGGCAACAATGTGCATCATTAAGGAAGTCGTTCTTAATAG atGCAAGGCATACAACGCAACGCAGCTGATCATTTTCATGGCCGAAATCTTTGACAGCTACATGAAGAAGAGGCTGGTGGACGTTGCGCTTGGCAGACGGAGAGTGAAATCATTAAGCACGGCTACACTGCCTCTAGAAATGGTTACTTTCCAAGGTAACGGAAAGTACAGAGTCCAGAGCCAGTCTACTCCATCCCTTCAGTACGACGTAGATCTTGTGACTGGATTTTGTGAGTGTACTGCAGGGGAAAATGGTTCCTTGTGTAAACATCAAGCTGCCTGTGCAGACTACAGCATGACGGTCCTGCCCCAAGTCTTCACTGCCACTACTGAAAACAGACGGTGGCTGGCGTCAGTGGCAGTAGGCGACGAGAAAGTTCCACCCGAAGGCTTTTTTAGAGGACTGTTGGAGCCAacattagaaaaagaagaaactgccTGTGCTTCTCCTGTTCAGGAATCCCAGGAAAGCACAGAGATCCAGCTAATGCCTCCTGAAGTGAACGTCGAGAATCAAGATGAAAATCCGCACCAGTCTCCAGATGTTGGCGAGTTTGTAGCTACATTCCAAAATGTGGTCGAAAAATATGCCAACAGTGACACTGCGGCAGCCCTCAGTACTGCTGTGAGACGGTTAAAGACTGTGAAAAGTGGGAATCAGCTGAACAGCATACTGCAGACCTTTGGAAGTGGCCTTTGCAATAAGGGAGCTGGCAGAGGAAAAATTCGATGCCAGCCAACATCTATCGCAAGAAGAGGGCCAGGAAAACCCAGAGGTGCAGCCCCTCTTGGTAAGGGACGACGACCGAGCCACTTACCAAACCCAAAACCAACACGACCGCGAAATTTGTCCCAAAATATTGCGCAGAACGTGGCTAATGCTAAGTCACACGGGAGTGGCCACTAG